The following are from one region of the Chromobacterium phragmitis genome:
- a CDS encoding homoserine dehydrogenase: MKPINIGLLGVGTVGGGTATVLKRNAGEITRRAGREIRLLVAASRDAAKARAALGPEVSVVDDVHQVVDNPEVDIVVELIGGDAIAKELVLKAIANGKHLVTANKKLLALHGTEIFARAQEKGVMVAFEAAVAGGIPIIKTLREGLAANRIEWIAGIINGTSNFILTEMRDKGASFAEVLAQAQQLGYAEADPTFDIEGHDAGHKLTIMAALAFGIPMQFDQCYLEGISKLDGRDIRYAEELGYRVKLLGLTRRTDKGVELRVHPTLIPEGRLIANVNGVMNAVLVKGDALGPTLYYGAGAGALPTASAVVADIVDVTRLLTSDPEHRVPHLAFQPDQLQDLPILPIAEVTSSYYLRIGAIDRAGVLANITRLLAENGISIEALIQKGSISDGTAEVVILTHRVQEKAIERAIAGIEALDSVDGKVVRLRMEELND; encoded by the coding sequence ATGAAACCGATCAATATCGGCCTGCTGGGCGTGGGCACCGTAGGCGGCGGCACCGCCACCGTGCTGAAACGGAACGCCGGCGAAATCACCCGCCGCGCCGGCCGCGAGATCCGCCTGTTGGTGGCCGCCAGCCGCGACGCGGCTAAGGCGCGCGCCGCGCTGGGGCCTGAGGTGTCCGTGGTGGACGACGTGCATCAGGTCGTCGACAACCCAGAAGTGGACATCGTGGTCGAGCTGATCGGCGGCGACGCCATCGCCAAGGAGCTGGTGCTGAAGGCGATCGCAAACGGCAAGCACCTGGTCACCGCCAACAAGAAGCTGCTGGCGCTGCACGGCACCGAGATCTTCGCCCGCGCGCAGGAAAAAGGCGTGATGGTGGCGTTCGAAGCGGCGGTGGCCGGCGGCATCCCCATCATCAAGACCCTGCGCGAAGGCCTGGCGGCCAACCGCATCGAATGGATCGCCGGCATCATCAACGGCACCTCCAACTTCATCCTGACCGAAATGCGCGACAAGGGCGCCAGCTTCGCCGAGGTGCTGGCCCAGGCGCAGCAGCTGGGCTACGCCGAGGCGGACCCCACCTTCGACATCGAAGGCCACGACGCCGGCCACAAGCTGACCATCATGGCGGCGCTGGCCTTCGGCATCCCGATGCAGTTCGACCAGTGCTATCTGGAAGGCATCAGCAAGCTGGACGGCCGCGACATCCGCTACGCCGAGGAGCTGGGCTACCGCGTCAAGCTGCTGGGCCTCACCCGCCGCACCGACAAGGGCGTGGAGCTGCGCGTGCACCCGACGCTGATCCCGGAAGGCCGGCTGATCGCCAATGTCAACGGCGTGATGAACGCGGTGCTGGTCAAGGGCGACGCGCTGGGCCCGACGCTGTACTACGGCGCCGGCGCCGGCGCGCTGCCGACCGCGTCCGCGGTGGTGGCCGACATCGTCGACGTCACCCGCCTGCTGACTTCAGACCCGGAACACCGCGTGCCGCATCTCGCTTTCCAGCCGGACCAGCTGCAGGATCTGCCCATCCTGCCGATCGCCGAGGTGACCAGTTCCTACTACTTGCGGATCGGGGCGATCGATCGCGCCGGCGTGCTGGCCAACATCACCCGCCTGCTGGCGGAAAACGGCATCTCGATCGAAGCGCTGATCCAGAAGGGATCGATATCCGACGGCACCGCCGAAGTGGTGATTTTGACCCACCGCGTGCAGGAGAAGGCGATCGAACGCGCCATCGCCGGCATCGAGGCGCTGGACAGCGTGGACGGCAAAGTGGTGCGTCTGCGCATGGAAGAGTTGAATGACTAG
- the thrC gene encoding threonine synthase, which translates to MRYISTRGGMAPLPFCETVLMGLAPDGGLLLPERYPRIDRATLDAWRGLGYAELAFEIIRLFADDIPADDLKGVVSRAYRVEVFGSEAIAPLKRLHDGLAILGLSNGPTLAFKDMAMQFLGQLFEYVLDKRGETLNILGATSGDTGSAAEYAMRGKRGINVFMLSPDGKMSAFQRAQMYSLQDENIHNIAIQGMFDDCQDIVKAVQNDHAFKARRKIGTVNSINWARVVAQVVYYFHGYFRATASNDEQVSFCVPSGNFGNVCAGHVARQMGLPVERLIVATNENDVLDEFFRTGRYAPRGSERTYVTSSPSMDISKASNFERFVFDLMGRDGEAVKRLWSEVDAGGGFQLDAETMGRVRDAFGFVSGKSAHADRIATIRQVDAEDGVVVDTHTADGIKVARELRREGETVVCLETALPAKFAETIREALDREPPRPDGFEALESLPQRVVMLPADAGQVKALIEKTLG; encoded by the coding sequence ATGCGATATATCAGTACCCGCGGCGGCATGGCGCCGCTGCCCTTCTGTGAAACCGTGCTGATGGGCCTGGCGCCGGACGGCGGCCTGCTGCTGCCGGAGCGCTATCCCCGGATCGACCGCGCCACGCTGGATGCCTGGCGCGGCCTGGGCTACGCCGAACTGGCGTTCGAGATCATCCGCCTGTTCGCCGACGACATTCCGGCGGACGACCTGAAGGGCGTCGTCTCGCGCGCCTATCGCGTCGAAGTGTTCGGCAGCGAGGCCATCGCGCCGCTCAAGCGCCTGCATGACGGCCTGGCCATCCTGGGGCTGTCCAACGGCCCGACCCTGGCCTTCAAGGACATGGCGATGCAGTTCCTCGGCCAACTGTTCGAGTATGTGCTGGATAAGCGCGGCGAGACGCTTAACATCCTGGGCGCCACCTCCGGCGATACCGGCTCGGCCGCCGAATACGCGATGCGCGGCAAGCGCGGCATCAATGTGTTCATGCTGAGCCCGGACGGCAAGATGAGCGCCTTCCAGCGCGCGCAGATGTACAGCCTGCAGGACGAAAACATCCACAACATCGCCATCCAGGGCATGTTCGACGACTGCCAGGACATCGTGAAGGCGGTGCAGAACGACCACGCCTTCAAGGCGCGCCGCAAGATCGGCACCGTCAACTCGATCAACTGGGCTCGGGTCGTCGCTCAGGTGGTTTACTACTTCCACGGCTACTTCCGCGCGACCGCGAGCAACGACGAGCAAGTCAGCTTCTGCGTGCCGTCCGGCAACTTCGGCAATGTCTGCGCCGGCCATGTGGCGCGGCAGATGGGCTTGCCGGTGGAGCGGCTGATCGTCGCCACCAACGAAAACGACGTGCTGGACGAGTTCTTCCGCACCGGCCGCTACGCGCCGCGCGGCAGCGAGCGCACCTACGTCACCTCCAGTCCGTCGATGGACATCTCCAAGGCATCCAATTTCGAGCGCTTCGTGTTCGACTTGATGGGCCGCGACGGCGAGGCAGTGAAGCGGCTGTGGTCCGAGGTGGACGCCGGCGGCGGCTTCCAGCTGGATGCGGAAACGATGGGGCGGGTGCGCGACGCGTTCGGTTTCGTTTCCGGCAAGAGCGCGCACGCCGACCGCATCGCCACCATCCGACAAGTGGACGCCGAGGATGGCGTAGTGGTGGACACCCACACCGCCGACGGCATCAAGGTGGCCCGCGAACTGCGCCGTGAAGGCGAAACGGTCGTCTGCCTGGAAACCGCGCTGCCGGCCAAGTTCGCCGAAACCATACGCGAGGCGCTGGACCGCGAGCCGCCGCGCCCGGACGGTTTCGAGGCGTTGGAATCGTTGCCGCAGCGGGTAGTGATGCTGCCGGCGGACGCCGGCCAGGTGAAGGCGCTGATCGAAAAGACGCTGGGCTGA